Within Acidobacteriota bacterium, the genomic segment GGCGCTCGCGATCAACCCGCACTACCCGGAAGCCCACTTCTATCTGGCGGTCACGCTCGAGAAGACGGGCCGGTCTGCGGAGGCGAAGCCTCACTGGCGGGAGTATCGCGTGCTGGCACCCGAAGGCGAGTTCGTCGAGCTGGCGCGGGAGTTCTCGGAATAGCGCGTCAGTACCGCTCGAGCATCATCGCGTAGAAGAAGAGGACGGTCCGCCGGGCGTCGCGCACGAAGTTCACGCCGACCGACACCGGGTTCAAGCGCCAGAACTGCAGGCGGGTACCGGCGTGCCAGGTCTGCTGCCAGTATTCCCTGAGGTGGTCGCGGCCGGCCTCGAGGTGCCGGAGCGAGAACACGTTGAGCTTCGCGACGCGGCGCCGCCAGCTCGAAGCGGGCGCGGGCAGCGCCGGCACGTGCGCGTTGACGGCCTCCCCGAACGTCGTCGCCCAGGCCCCGACGGCTTCCCGTACGGCGTCGAGCCGATCCGCCATCGTTTCCCCGACGTGTTGCACGGTGCTGCCCACCGACGAGCGGATCGCGCCCACGCGGGCATCCATCGCGCCGTGGATCCGTCCCCAGTTGAGCTTGACCTCGGCGGTGGAGCGCCGCGCGACGTTCCGCAGATCGCCGAGGAACGCGTACTGGTCGCTGCGGATGCGCGTCTTCAGCCACAGCTCCTCCATCTCGAGGAAGATCTTGGCGTACTCGCGCAGGATGTAGGCGTGCTCGCGCACGCGCCGCCGCAGAAACGTCAGGCGGCTCTCGATCGGGAATCCCGGCCGCCGCGATCGCCGATCCTTCAGCCGGAAGAAGCCGGTGATCATCGGGTGCGCGCCTTCGGCCATCGCGGCGCGATACCAGATGAAGTTCTTCAGCACGGCCCAGTACGTGTGCGGGTTCTGGCGCAGGAGCGATCGGCGCATGTGATCGAACGAGTAGAACTCCCGCCACGCGTCGCGGAACGCGCGATACCACTCCTCGGCGCTCATGTGCTGGTGGGGCGTCGTCGCGTGGAACGAATCGAAGTTGTTGTAGTCGGCGTCCATCGGCACGCCCGCCTTGACGGCCACCTGGTGGTCGCGCGAGCCCGGCAGCGGCGTGAGCATGAAGAACGACGCCTGATCGACGAGCAGCGTGTCGCGCAGGGTGCGGACGTCCTCCATGACGCGCTCGTACGTGTCGTTCGGGAACCCGATGATGTAGCCGACGTGACAGACGACGCCGACCGCGTGCCACCGGGCGATCATGTCGCGGTACTCGCGCGACTTGTTCTGCGGCTTGCCGCCGGCCTTCAGGTTGTCGTCGCGGATCGCCTCCATGCCGATGAAGACCTGGACGCAGCCGGCGCGCGCCGCCTTCTCGATGAACCCCGTCACGCGCGGCGCCTGCGTGTCGACCTGCATCATGAAGTCGACGTGAATGCCCTCCGACTCGCGCATCGCGATGAGCCCGTCGAAGATCGCCTCCCAGTACGGGTTGCGCGTGAAGTTGTCGTCGGTGAAGAAGTAGTGGTGGATGCCGCGGCGCCCTTTCAGGCGGTAGTTCTGCCGGATCTGCTCGAGGATCGGACCGGCGCCCCTGGCGCGCATCGTACGCCCCTGCACGTTGATGATCGTGCAGAACGAGCAGTTGAAGACGCACCCGCGGCCGGCGTCGATCGTGCCGCTCTCCTTGAGCATGAACTTCTTCTGCGTCTTGAACGACGCGCGCGGCAGCGGTGCGTTCAGCAGCTCCGGGCGGTTGTCCAGGAAGTCGTAGACCGGCCGCCGCCGGCCCGCGACGACGTCCTGGAGCACCTCGCCCCAGTGGTTCTCGACCTCACCGAGCACGAGGGTGACGCCAGCGTCGATCATCTCCTGACACTCGGGCGGCATCGCGGCGGACATCGCGATCGCGCCGCTCACGTGGAACCCGCCGATCATCACCTCGCAGCCGTCGGCGAGGAACTGCCGGGCCAGGTCCTGCGCGCGCGGGTACTGGTTCGTCTGCACGCCGACGAGGCCGACCAGGATCTTGACTCCCTGGCGCCGGTGCTTCCGGGCGAGCCGCCGCGGATCGACCTTCGAGACGATCTCGTCGATCACGTCCACCGTCACGTCGACGTCCCCGAGGGCGCCCTGCCGGATCGCGTCCTCCGTCAGGCTGTTCAGGCAGCTCAGCGTGTTGCTGGGCAGCGTGCCCCGGAGATGCCGGATGACGTAGCCCTCGTCGTCGTACTTCGAGGGGCGGATGAGGATGATCACGAGCCGCTGGGCCGATGCGGCAACGGGCATGGCGCCTCCATCTGGCGCGGGACACGGGCACGCGACGCCCGGGCCCACGAGACCAGCGTCCATGATCAGGCGGCGCTGCGAGGAATTCAAGTCCGCGGACGCGCGCGGACTATACGCGTTTGACGATGGCGCCGGCGGGCGCCGCGAGGATGCGCGTGAGATCCTCCACCGTGCGCTCCACCGGGTC encodes:
- a CDS encoding radical SAM protein, whose product is MPVAASAQRLVIILIRPSKYDDEGYVIRHLRGTLPSNTLSCLNSLTEDAIRQGALGDVDVTVDVIDEIVSKVDPRRLARKHRRQGVKILVGLVGVQTNQYPRAQDLARQFLADGCEVMIGGFHVSGAIAMSAAMPPECQEMIDAGVTLVLGEVENHWGEVLQDVVAGRRRPVYDFLDNRPELLNAPLPRASFKTQKKFMLKESGTIDAGRGCVFNCSFCTIINVQGRTMRARGAGPILEQIRQNYRLKGRRGIHHYFFTDDNFTRNPYWEAIFDGLIAMRESEGIHVDFMMQVDTQAPRVTGFIEKAARAGCVQVFIGMEAIRDDNLKAGGKPQNKSREYRDMIARWHAVGVVCHVGYIIGFPNDTYERVMEDVRTLRDTLLVDQASFFMLTPLPGSRDHQVAVKAGVPMDADYNNFDSFHATTPHQHMSAEEWYRAFRDAWREFYSFDHMRRSLLRQNPHTYWAVLKNFIWYRAAMAEGAHPMITGFFRLKDRRSRRPGFPIESRLTFLRRRVREHAYILREYAKIFLEMEELWLKTRIRSDQYAFLGDLRNVARRSTAEVKLNWGRIHGAMDARVGAIRSSVGSTVQHVGETMADRLDAVREAVGAWATTFGEAVNAHVPALPAPASSWRRRVAKLNVFSLRHLEAGRDHLREYWQQTWHAGTRLQFWRLNPVSVGVNFVRDARRTVLFFYAMMLERY